A single window of Colletotrichum higginsianum IMI 349063 chromosome 8, whole genome shotgun sequence DNA harbors:
- a CDS encoding DNA repair protein rhp54 codes for MYAAVTVDVSATPIANKENIPTKRYSTPQSVDKLHRPFKCPGSAVRTVSADRPARKKRRVDYKGADGSTDADKPYTNADRLALANRDANKFPVFQAKDKLAVFRKAFSVPLINKNSGTYNPNRPPPTLGLRTGATFIAKPLHDPSGEFSIVLYDPTVDDKPKEPEKKQDKKDAEGETKIDAPLVHKSLAEILGIKKKVEGEHPRVPVVIDPRLAKVLRPHQVEGVKFMYRCVTGMIEEKANGCIMADEMGLGKTLQCITLLWTLLKQSPEAGKGTIQKAIVACPSSLVRNWANELVKWLGADAITPFAIDGKASKEELTRQLRQWAIASGRSVTRPVIIVSYETLRLNVEELKHTKIGLMLCDEGHRLKNGDSQTFSALNNLNVTRRVILSGTPIQNDLSEYFSLISFANPDLLGTRLDFRKRFELPILRGRDADAAEAERKKGDECLSELLGIVNKFIIRRTNDILSKYLPVKYEHVVFCNLAPFQLDLYNYFITSPEIQALLRGKGSQPLKAINILKKLCNHPDLLNIADDLPGSEDCYPDDYVPKEARGRDRDVKPWYSGKMQVLDRMLARIRQDTNDKIVLISNYTQTLDLFEKLCRSRAYGCLRLDGTMNVNKRQKLVDKFNNPDGEEFVFLLSSKAGGCGLNLIGANRLVLFDPDWNPAADQQALARVWRDGQKKDCFVYRFIATGTIEEKIFQRQSHKQSLSSCVVDSAEDVERHFSLDSLRELFQYRPGTNSDTHDTFKCKRCKPDGRQYIKSPAMLYGDTSTWNHFVNEALKPIQDLLLRQECGEPEVSAVFQYISH; via the exons ATGTATGCAGCAGT GACTGTCGACGTCAGCGCCACCCCGATCGCCAACAAGGAGAACATTCCGACCAAGCGTTACTCTACCCCTCAATCTGTCGACAAACTCCACAGGCCCTTTAAATGCCCCGGGTCAGCGGTGAGGACTGTATCAGCCGACAGACCGGCccggaagaagagaagggtCGACTATAAGGGCGCCGATGGAtcgaccgacgccgacaagcCCTACACCAATGCCGATCGACTTGCCCTTGCCAATCGCGACGCGAACAAATTCCCCGTCTTTCAGGCCAAGGATAAGTTGGCAGTCTTTCGCAAGGCCTTCTCGGTACCCCTGATCAACAAGAACTCGGGGACCTACAACCCCAATCGACCCCCTCCCACCCTTGGCCTTCGTACCGGTGCTACTTTCATCGCGAAGCCATTGCATGACCCCAGTGGCGAATTTTCGATTGTGCTGTACGACCCGACCGTAGACGACAAGCCCAAAGAGCCCGAAAAGAAGCAAGACAAGaaggatgccgagggcgaaACTAAGATTGACGCCCCTCTCGTCCACAAGAGTTTGGCCGAGATCCTAGGAATAAAGAAGAAGGTTGAAGGGGAACATCCTCGAGttcccgtcgtcatcgacccGAGACTAGCCAAGGTTCTGAGGCCGCATCAAGTCGAGGGTGTCAAGTTCATGTACAGATGTGTTACTGGCATGATTGAGGAAAAGGCCAATGGCTGCATCATGGCCGACGAGATGGGTCTAGGAAAGACGCTTCAATGCATTACCCTGCTTTGGACCCTTCTCAAGCAATCCCCGGAAGCTGGAAAGGGCACTATCCAAAAGGCTATCGTCGCGTGTCCTTCCAGTTTGGTCCGCAACTGGGCCAACGAGCTGGTGAAATGGCTGGGCGCAGATGCCATTACGCCCTTTGCTATTGACGGAAAGGCATCAAAGGAGGAACTGACTCGTCAGCTGCGCCAATGGGCCATTGCTAGTGGCAGATCAGTAACCCGGCCAGTCATCATCGTGTCTTACGAAACCCTTCGTCTCAACGTCGAGGAGTTGAAGCACACAAAGATTGGTCTCATGTTGTGCGACGAGGGTCACCGTCTCAAGAACGGAGACAGCCAGACATTCAGTGCCCTCAACAATCTCAACGTCACACGGCGAGTCATTCTGTCCGGAACACCCATCCAGAATGACCTGTCCGAGTACTTCTCCCTGATCAGCTTCGCCAATCCGGACCTGCTAGGCACCCGTCTGGACTTCCGTAAGCGGTTCGAGCTCCCTATTCTGCGTGGTcgcgacgccgatgccgccgaggccgagaggaaGAAAGGAGACGAGTGCCTTTCCGAGCTGTTGGGCATTGTGAACAAGTTCATCATTCGCCGCACCAACGACATCCTGTCCAAGTATCTGCCCGTCAAGTATGAGCACGTCGTCTTCTGCAACCTCGCCCCGTTCCAGCTCGATCTATACAACTATTTCATCACCAGTCCGGAAATTCAGGCGCTTCTCCGTGGCAAGGGCAGTCAGCCCCTCAAGGCTATCAATATTCTCAAGAAGCTGTGCAACCACCCGGATCTCCTCAACATTGCAGATGACTTGCCCGGTTCAGAAGATTGTTACCCCGATGACTACGTCCCCAAAGAAGCGCGCGGCCGAGACAGAGACGTCAAGCCTTGGTACTCGGGCAAGATGCAAGTCCTCGACCGCATGCTCGCACGCATCCGTCAGGACACTAACGACAAGATTGTCCTCATCAGCAACTACACACAGACTCTCGACCTGTTTGAGAAACTGTGTCGTTCTCGCGCCTACGGTTGCTTACGCCTGGATGGCACCATGAACGTCAACAAGCGCCAGAAGTTGGTCGACAAGTTCAACAACCCCGACGGAGAGGAGTTTGTCTTCCTCCTCAGCTCCAAGGCTGGTGGTTGTGGCCTCAACCTTATCGGCGCCAACCGACTAGTCCTTTTCGATCCCGACTGGAATCCCGCCGCAGACCAGCAAGCTCTTGCCCGTGTGTGGCGTGACGGCCAGAAGAAGGACTGCTTCGTTTACCGCTTCATCGCCACCGGAACGATCGAGGAGAAGATCTTCCAGCGCCAGTCCCACAAGCAGTCGCTGTCCAGTTGCGTCGTCGACTCCGCCGAAGACGTCGAGCGCCACTTCTCGCTCGACAGTCTTCGCGAGCTGTTCCAGTATCGCCCCGGTACAAACTCGGATACGCACGACACGTTCAAATGTAAGCGGTGCAAGCCCGATGGCCGGCAGTATATCAAATCGCCCGCCATGCTGTACGGCGACACGAGCACATGGAATCATTTCGTCAACGAGGCTTTGAAGCCGATCCAGGATCTGTTGCTGAGGCAAGAGTGTGGTGAGCCTGAGGTGTCGGCGGTGTTTCAGTACATTTCGCATTAG
- a CDS encoding UDP-glucose:Glycoprotein Glucosyltransferase, with amino-acid sequence MMRLSRLPMGFALTLWAAGNVIAVPSVTVDMKAAFPSGPYLLELLETAAGENATAYFPLLDRIAGGYFNEAKTDKEVYDRFLHILNDDGHITAPEALSTFKLALSLRTAAPRIEAHYQYYRTAVEPKLGSDAPDGCEVWAELGGKQYCTPALDTPKESSLDGAKVLPFDRVLGSGSETILYADPTSSAFGPFHSTLVQKARSGEIEYRLRYTKRAGSYEEALPVSGYGVELALKRTDYIVIDDREAHHDESQKVVNAEEVLDAAGEVADLKPLAKSELQELGLKAASFVMQSQNPFEALLRLTQDFPKFSTSIAAHNVSSDFLAEHQLNRQQLVPSGMNVLWMNGVQLIERQIEAFTIIDLLRRERKLIDGVRDLGFTGGQAVSLLGHPKVAESKADEEPPRFDWTDDLEEEKVIMFLNDLEKDERYKDFPDQLMSLLQRVYPGQLPPIKRDIFNLIVPVDFSKIEDLNVVAQLNSFIQRKLPIRFGLVPLTPTENAVGISKVLYYLLDNYGLEAFIDYLDAAMQDSKTEKPDQSVFEKATRDREALPDSKLLPFDDVLRSEELDNVVKFAEKWAKRLNANTPIPPVFINGIPVPRENNWLQAMSMKATNDLQSIQRAVYLGMIDEEGWVPDFFLEKAVKRRNTYIYPEDDKSLKILDVNKIYTEHDSLFGKVPVIEAFAESTKENWAVLTVVGDFTSDEGANLLVSALAFRRSNPGVRLDVVYNPLTPASASAVNAALKNGGDKFTEAESLPEIRSILDNAAGEPDGIFAAALNEFLSFAAIKPGSNVLILNGRVVGPFTEAEPFQTDDFQYLLEFEQKARILPVYAAVDELGLTEKISGPLAAAKVTSVTAISTISDLPAGIFESAPSLRVSAHDTWSSSYTAIEIGNPETSSIHIVGVLNPASEQAQRWAPILKVVSELDGVYLKLFLNPKDKIDELPVKGFFRYVLESEPSFDETGKVRALEASFKGLPSEALLNAGMDVPPSWLVAPKVSLHDPDNIKLSSIKSNVHASYELESILIEGHSREGGQSQPPRGAQLVLGTEKEPHFADTIIMANLGYFQFKANPGFYNIQLKQGRSSDIYTIDSIGARGWTPVPGDEGTEVVLMDFQGTTLYPRLSRKPGQEEADVLAEPEDKSIVGRGLKFAEGILGKKKSASDEEHAEINIFSVASGHLYERMLNIMMVSVMKNTKHTVKFWFIEQFLSPSFKDFIPHMAKEYGFKYEMVTFKWPHWLRQQKEKQREIWGYKILFLDVLFPLSLDKVIFVDADQIVRTDMISLVNHDLEGKPYGFTPMCDSRTEMEGFRFWKQGYWANYLRGNPYHISALYVVDLRRFRELAAGDRLRQTYHSLSADPNSLANLDQDLPNHMQFQIPIHSLPQEWLWCETWCSDESQKDAKTIDLCNNPQTKEPKLDRARRQVPEWNVYDNEIAALDRKRKGLPVEAPKKGENKVGGGDKGEQQEPDVAEEEKNTKSRNWEEPPAEKTHVIDEL; translated from the exons ATGATGCGCCTGTCCCGGTTGCCAATGGGCTTCGCCCTGACTCTGTGGGCAGCCGGTAATGTCATTGCCGTTCCGTCGGTGACGGTGGACATGAAGGCTGCCTTCCCGTCTGGGCCTTACCTCCTCGAGTTGCT CGAGACTGCCGCGGGCGAAAATGCAACCGCGTACTTCCCCCTTCTCGATCGCATCGCTGGCGGATACTTCAATGAAGCTAAGACCGACAAAGAAGTCTACGACAGATTCCTCCACATCCTCAATGACGATGGCCACATTACTGCTCCTGAGGCGCTCTCCACTTTCAAGCTGGCTCTCTCCTTGAGGACCGCTGCGCCCCGGATCGAAGCTCACTACCAATACTACCGAACTGCTGTTGAGCCCAAGCTTGGATCCGACGCTCCGGATGGCTGCGAAGTCTGGGCGGAGCTGGGAGGAAAGCAATACTGCACCCCGGCGTTAGACACCCCGAAGGAGTCGTCCTTGGACGGGGCAAAGGTCCTGCCCTTTGATCGGGTCCTGGGATCGGGCAGTGAGACTATACTATACGCCGACCCAACTTCGTCTGCTTTTGGCCCTTTCCACAGCACCTTGGTACAGAAGGCTCGCAGCGGCGAGATCGAATACCGTCTTCGCTACACAAAGCGCGCCGGCAGCTACGAAGAAGCTCTGCCTGTCAGCGGATATGGAGTTGAGCTGGCCTTAAAGCGAACTGATTATATCGTCATCGATGACCGAGAGGCACATCACGACGAATCGCAAAAAGTCGTCAATGCCGAAGAGGTTCTCGATGCCGCTGGTGAAGTGGCTGACCTGAAGCCTTTGGCAAAGTCCGAACTCCAGGAGCTTGGTCTCAAGGCCGCATCTTTTGTTATGCAAAGCCAGAACCCCTTTGAGGCTCTGCTTCGACTGACGCAGGACTTCCCCAAGTTCTCGACGTCAATTGCCGCTCACAACGTCTCTTCCGATTTCCTTGCCGAACACCAACTGAACCGACAGCAACTTGTTCCCAGCGGCATGAACGTTCTCTGGATGAATGGAGTGCAGCTTATTGAGCGCCAGATCGAGGCCTTTACAATCATTGACCTGCTTCGCCGCGAACGCAAGCTTATCGACGGCGTGCGTGATCTTGGTTTCACTGGAGGTCAGGCAGTgtctcttcttggccatccCAAGGTCGCTGAGTCgaaggccgacgaggagcctCCACGCTTTGACTGGACAGACGATTTAGAGGAGGAAAAGGTTATCATGTTTCTCAACGATCTTGAAAAAGATGAGCGGTACAAGGATTTCCCTGACCAGTTGATGTCG CTTCTCCAGCGTGTCTACCCCGGTCAGCTACCTCCCATTAAGCGGGATATCTTCAACCTCATCGTCCCTGTCGACTTCTCCAAAATCGAGGATCTCAATGTGGTGGCTCAGCTCAACTCTTTCATCCAGCGAAAATTGCCGATCCGGTTCGGTCTCGTCCCTTTGACGCCGACTGAGAATGCTGTTGGAATCAGCAAGGTTCTCTACTACCTCCTCGACAACTACGGCCTGGAGGCGTTCATCGATTATCTAGATGCTGCCATGCAGGACTCCAAGACGGAGAAACCGGACCAGAGCGTCTTCGAGAAGGCAACTAGGGATCGCGAAGCACTTCCGGACTCCAAGCTGCTCCCCTTTGACGATGTACTGCGGTCTGAGGAGCTCGACAACGTGGTGAAGTTTGCTGAAAAATGGGCAAAGAGATTGAACGCAAACACCCCCATCCCGCCCGTCTTTATCAACGGCATTCCAGTCCCACGTGAGAATAATTGGCTGCAGGCCATGAGTATGAAAGCTACGAATGACTTGCAGTCAATCCAGCGAGCTGTCTATCTTGGCATGATTGACGAGGAAGGGTGGGTTCCCGACTTCTTTCTTGAAAAGGCCGTCAAGCGCCGCAATACCTACATTTACCCGGAAGATGACAAGTCTCTCAAGATTTTGGACGTCAACAAGATTTACACCGAGCATGACAGCCTCTTTGGAAAGGTCCCAGTCATTGAGGCGTTTGCTGAATCTACCAAGGAGAACTGGGCGGTCTTGACTGTCGTGGGTGACTTTACTTCTGATGAGGGAGCCAATCTTCTTGTCTCAGCTTTGGCGTTCCGCCGAAGCAACCCTGGTGTCCGCTTGGATGTTGTCTACAATCCCTTGACACCAGCTTCGGCTTCCGCTGTAAATGCGGCACTGAAGAATGGCGGCGATAAGTTTACAGAGGCTGAGTCTCTTCCCGAAATAAGGAGCATTCTCGACAATGCTGCCGGTGAGCCGGACGGAATCTTCGCAGCAGCCCTCAACGAGTTCTTGTCTTTCGCTGCCATCAAACCTGGTTCCAACGTTCTCATCCTAAACGGACGGGTGGTTGGACCCttcaccgaggccgagcccTTCCAAACCGACGACTTCCAGTACCTCCTGGAGTTCGAGCAGAAGGCCCGCATTCTCCCCGTTTATGCAGCGGTGGATGAGCTTGGTCTGACTGAAAAAATATCTGGACCTCTGGCCGCTGCCAAGGTTACGTCGGTAACTGCAATCTCGACTATCTCTGATCTGCCTGCCGGCATCTTTGAGTCTGCGCCGTCTCTTCGCGTCAGCGCCCATGATACCTGGAGCTCAAGTTATACAGCTATCGAAATCGGAAACCCGGAGACCTCAAGCATTCACATAGTAGGTGTTCTGAACCCTGCCAGTGAGCAGGCCCAGCGATGGGCACCTATCTTGAAGGTTGTCTCCGAACTGGACGGCGTGTATTTGAAGCTTTTCCTCAACCCAAAGGATAAGATTGACGAGTTGCCCGTCAAGGGATTCTTCCGATATGTTCTAGAGTCTGAGCCGAGCTTCGATGAGACCGGTAAGGTGCGGGCACTCGAAGCATCTTTCAAAGGACTCCCCTCCGAGGCTCTTCTCAATGCCGGCATGGATGTGCCTCCGTCATGGTTGGTAGCGCCCAAAGTCTCGCTGCACGACCCGGACAATATCAAGTTGAGCTCCATCAAGTCGAATGTCCACGCATCGTATGAGCTTGAAAGCATCCTCATAGAAGGACACTCCCGTGAGGGCGGGCAGTCACAGCCCCCTCGCGGTGCACAGCTTGTCTTGGGTACCGAGAAGGAGCCTCACTTCGCGGATACcatcatcatggccaacCTCGGGTACTTCCAGTTCAAGGCCAACCCGGGTTTCTATAACATCCAGCTCAAGCAGGGAAGAAGCTCTGATATCTACACGATCGATAGTATTGGCGCGAGGGGGTGGACTCCCGTACCAGGCGATGAAGGTACAGAGGTGGTTCTGATGGACTTCCAGGGCACGACGCTTTATCCTCGTTTGTCGCGCAAGCCGGGCCAGGAAGAAGCCGACGTTCTGGCCGAGCCTGAAGACAAGAGCATCGTTGGTCGCGGTCTCAAGTTCGCTGAAGGCATTCTGGGCAAGAAAAAGTCTGCATCTGACGAGGAGCACGCTGAGATCAACATCTTTTCCGTCGCCAGCGGCCACCTCTATGAGCGTATGTTAAACATCATGATGGTCAGCGTCATGAAGAACACCAAGCACACGGTCAAGTTCTGGTTCATCGAGCAGTTCCTCTCTCCATCGTTCAAGGACTTTATCCCTCACATGGCCAAAGAATATGGTTTCAAGTACGAGATGGTCACCTTCAAGTGGCCTCATTGGCTTCGTCAGCAAAAGGAGAAACAGCGCGAGATCTGGGGTTACAAGATCCTTTTCCTCGACGTGCTCTTCCCGCTATCCTTGGACAAGGTCATCTtcgtcgatgccgaccaGATCGTCCGCACCGACATGATTAGTCTCGTCAACCACGATCTCGAAGGCAAGCCCTATGGCTTCACGCCCATGTGCGACTCCCGCACCGAGATGGAGGGCTTCCGCTTCTGGAAGCAGGGCTACTGGGCTAACTACCTCCGTGGTAACCCCTACCACATCTCGGCGCTGTACGTCGTTGATCTCCGGCGCTTCCGTGAACTCGCTGCTGGCGACCGCCTCCGCCAGACCTATCACTCCCTCAGTGCCGACCCCAACAGTCTGGCCAACCTCGACCAGGACCTGCCCAACCACATGCAGTTCCAGATTCCCATCCACAGCCTGCCGCAGGAGTGGCTGTGGTGCGAGACGTGGTGTTCCGACGAGAGCCAGAAAGACGCAAAGACTATCGATCTCTGCAACAACCCGCAAACCAAGGAGCCCAAGCTCGACCGCGCCCGTCGTCAGGTGCCTGAGTGGAACGTTTACGACAACGAGATCGCAGCCCTCGACCGCAAGCGCAAGGGCCTGCCAGTCGAGGCGCCCAAGAAGGGGGAGAacaaggtcggcggcggggacaagggcgagcagcaggagcccgacgtcgccgaggaggagaagaacaCTAAGAGCCGCAACTGGGAGGAGCCACCTGCAGAGAAGACACATGTGATAGACGAGCTTTAG
- a CDS encoding Coatomer subunit alpha, whose product MQASSGMLTKFESKSSRAKGIAFHPKRPWILVALHSSTIQLWDYRMGTLIDRFEEHDGPVRGIDFHKTQPLFVSGGDDYKIKVWSYQTRRCLFTLNGHLDYVRTVFFHHELPWILSASDDQTIRIWNWQNRSLICTMTGHNHYAMCAQFHPKEDLIVSASLDQSVRVWDISGLRKKHSAPTSMTFEDQVARSNQNQADMFGNTDAVVKFVLEGHDRGVNWVAFHPTMPLIVSAGDDRLVKLWRMSETKAWEVDTCRGHFQNASGCLFHPHQDLILSVGEDKTIRVWDLNKRTAVQSFKRENDRFWVIAAHPEINLFAAGHDNGVMVFKLERERPASSVYQNNLFYITKEKHVKSYDFQKSIESPTLLSLKKLGSPWTPPRTLSYNPAERSVLVTSPSDSGSYELINLPRDGSGAIEPTESKRGQGNSAIFVARNRFAVLNTSSQTIDIKDLSNNTTRSFKPPVGTSDIYFGGTGNLLIITPTAVHLYDIQQKKSVAELAVNGVKYVVWSNDGLYAALLSKHNVTIVTKTLEQVSTLHETIRIKSATWDDAGVLLYSTLNHIKYTLLNGDNGIVRTLDQTVYLVRVKGRNVYCLDRAAKPKVLHVDPTEYRFKLALVKRNYEEMLHIIQNSSLVGQSIISYLQKKGYPEIALQFVQDPTTRFELAIECGNLDVAVEMAKELDRPKLWQRLSGEALAHGNHQVVEMAYQKLKQFDKLSFLYLSTGDHSKLARMAKIAEHRGDFTARFQNALFLGEVEDRIQMFKEIDLYPLAYMTAKSHGLEEECQAILEATGLTEEQLETPTIGEALTPPKPVVPTFKANWPTKATSQSVFEKALLGQVEGLSLDDAPAAANGFDDAAEDDGTAKKNGNLIDVDDEEDAAGWDLGDDVVPEIEGDFVNVDSAEAGGAGSSEADLWARNSPLAVDHVAGGSFESAMQLLNRQVGAVNFAPLKPRFLEVYQASKTYLPASANLPPLVNYVRRTIDETDPRKVLPIVPRDLEFLATNDLQQGYNSMKTNKLEDGLKVFKGILHAILINAVSSESEVAEAKKLITSASEYAVAMEIELSRRQLGTTGEQLKRGLELSAYFTIPKIEVPHRQLALHNAMQLAIRNKNYGSALSFANRIIANGGSSKLTENAKKAKAQCERNPSDAIEIEFDQFAEFDVCAASHTPIYSGTAYEECAFDGSKYHSKYKGTVCKVCEVCEIGKHGSGLKLFA is encoded by the exons ATGCAGGCCTCCTCGGGCATGTTGACCAAG TTCGAGTCCAAGTCCTCGCGCGCCAAGGGCATCGCCTTCCATCCCAAGAG ACCATGGATCCTCGTCGCGCTTCACTCCTCCACCATCCAGCTCTGGGACTACCGCATGGGAACATTGATCGACCGATTCGAGGAACACGATGGCCCTGTTCGAGGAATTGACTTCCACAAGACGCAGCCCCTCTTCGTGTCGGGAGGCGACGACTACAAGATCAAGGTCTGGTCCTACCAGACCCGCCGATGCCTCTTTACATTGAACGGACATCTCGACTACGTCCGCACCGTTTTCTTCCATCACGAGCTGCCATGGATCCTGTCCGCCTCCGATGACCAGACCATCAGGATATGGAACTGGCAAAATCGCTCCTTGA TCTGCACAATGACAGGACACAACCACTACGCCATGTGCGCTCAGTTCCATCCCAAGGAGGACCTCATCGTCTCCGCCTCCCTCGACCAGTCCGTCCGCGTCTGGGACATTTCCGGCTTGCGCAAGAAGCACTCGGCACCCACATCGATGACTTTCGAAGATCAGGTCGCCCGCTCGAACCAGAACCAGGCCGATATGTTTGGTAACACCGACGCCGTTGTCAAGTTTGTGTTGGAAGGCCATGACCGTGGTGTGAACTGGGTTGCGTTCCATCCCACCATGCCCCTCATTGTCTCTGCTGGCGACGACAGGCTTGTCAAGCTTTGGCGTATGAGCGAGACCAAGGCTTGGGAGGTCGATACTTGCAGAGGGCATTTCCAGAACGCATCTGGCTGCTTATTCCATCCCCACCAAGACCTGATCCTCTCCGTCGGCGAAGACAAGACCATCCGCGTCTGGGACCTCAACAAACGCACCGCTGTTCAATCATTCAAGCGCGAGAACGACCGATTCTGGGTCATTGCTGCCCACCCTGAGATCAACTTGTTCGCCGCTGGCCACGACAACGGCGTTATGGTCTTCAAgctcgagagagagagaccggCATCTTCGGTGTACCAGAACAACCTCTTTTACATCACCAAGGAGAAGCACGTCAAATCGTACGACTTCCAGAAGAGCATTGAGAGCCCGACTCTCCTGTCGCTCAAGAAGCTTGGCAGCCCCTGGACCCCACCGCGAACTCTTTCCTACAACCCTGCTGAGCGCTCCGTGCTTGTTACATCTCCCTCCGACAGCGGGTCGTACGAGTTGATTAACCTCCCTCGCGATGGATCCGGTGCGATCGAGCCTACGGAGTCGAAGCGTGGCCAGGGCAACTCAGCCATCTTCGTCGCGCGCAACCGCTTTGCCGTTTTGAACACCTCCAGCCAGACGATCGACATTAAGGACCTGTCCAACAACACGACTCGGTCCTTCAAGCCTCCTGTTGGAACGAGCGATATCTACTTCGGTGGTACTGGCAACCTCCTCATCATTACCCCGACAGCTGTTCATCTATACGACATCCAGCAAAAGAAGAGCGTTGCCGAGCTGGCAGTCAACGGTGTCAAGTACGTGGTCTGGTCGAACGATGGCCTTTACGCCGCTCTCCTGAGCAAGCACAACGTTACCATTGTCACAAAGACACTTGAGCAAGTCAGCACACTGCATGAGACTATCCGCATCAAGAGCGCAACTTGGGATGACGCTGGTGTTCTGCTGTACTCGACTCTCAACCATATCAAGTATACGCTTCTCAACGGCGACAACGGCATCGTCCGCACCCTCGACCAGACTGTTTACCTGGTCCGCGTCAAGGGCCGCAATGTGTACTGCCTGGACAGAGCGGCAAAACCTAAGGTTCTTCACGTTGACCCGACCGAGTACCGATTCAAGCTTGCGCTAGTTAAGCGAAACTACGAGGAGATGCTTCACATCATTCAGAACTCCAGTCTCGTCGGTCAATCCATCATCTCTTACCTCCAGAAGAAGGGCTACCCCGAAATTGCTCTCCAGTTTGTGCAAGACCCCACGACCCGCTTCGAGCTCGCCATCGAATGCGGAAACCTTGATGTTGCCGTTGAGATGGCCAAGGAGCTGGACCGCCCTAAGCTGTGGCAAAGACTGAGCGGGGAAGCTTTGGCCCATGGCAACCATCAAGTCGTCGAGATGGCCTACCAAAAGCTGAAGCAGTTCGACAAGCTATCCTTTTTGTACCTGTCTACTGGTGACCACTCCAAACTTGCTCGCATGGCCAAGATCGCCGAGCACCGCGGTGACTTCACTGCAAGGTTCCAAAATGCCCTGttcctcggcgaggttgaAGACCGAATCCAGATGTTTAAGGAAATTGATCTTT ACCCGTTGGCGTACATGACCGCCAAATCTCATGGCCTTGAGGAGGAGTGCCAAGCCATTCTTGAGGCAACTGGTCTCACGGAGGAGCAGCTTGAAACCCCGACGATCGGAGAGGCGCTGACGCCACCGAAGCCTGTGGTACCCACATTCAAAGCCAACTGGCCCACAAAGGCGACCTCGCAATCGGTGTTTGAGAAGGCTCTGTTGGGCCAGGTTGAGGGCCTGTCTTTGGATGACGCGCCTGCCGCTGCCAATGGcttcgacgatgccgccgaagacgacggtaCTGCCAAGAAGAACGGCAACCTTAtcgatgtcgacgatgaagaggatGCCGCAGGCTGGGATCTGGGCGATGATGTCGTTCCCGAGATCGAGGGCGACTTCGTGAACGTTGACAGCGCAGAGGCAGGAGGTGCTGGCAGCAGCGAGGCCGATCTCTGGGCTCGCAACTCCCCTCTTGCTGTAGATCATGTTGCGGGTGGCTCGTTCGAGTCGGCAATGCAACTGCTCAACAGACAAGTGGGAGCCGTCAACTTTGCGCCCTTGAAGCCCCGCTTCCTTGAAGTTTACCAGGCATCAAAAACATATCTGCCGGCCTCTGCTAATCTTCCTCCGTTGGTCAACTACGTGCGGCGCACGATTGACGAGACGGACCCTAGAAAGGTGCTGCCGATTGTACCTCGCGATCTCGAGTTCCTGGCTACCAACGACCTTCAGCAAGGGTACAACTCTATGAAGACGAACAAACTCGAGGATGGTCTTAAAGTCTTCAAGGGCATCCTTCACGCCATCCTCATCAACGCCGTGTCCAGCGAAAgcgaggtggccgaggccaagaaacTCATCACATCCGCTAGCGAGTATGCTGTGGCTATGGAGATTGAGCTCAGCCGTCGCCAGCTTGGCACCACGGGCGAGCAACTTAAGCGCGGTCTTGAGCTCTCTGCCTATTTCACCATCCCCAAGATCGAGGTTCCCCACCGACAGCTTGCCCTGCACAACGCGATGCAGCTCGCGATAAGGAACAAAAACTACGGATCAGCCCTCAGCTTCGCCAACCGCATCATTGCCAACGGCGGCTCGAGCAAGCTGACGGAAAAC gccaagaaggcaAAGGCGCAATGCGAGCGTAACCCCTCGGATGCCATTGAGATTGAATTTGACCAGTTTGCCGAGTTTGACGTCTGCGCGGCAAGCCACACACCCATCTACAGCGGTACTGCATACGAGGAGTGCGCCTTCGACGGTTCCAAATACCACAGCAAGTACAAAGGCACCGTCTGCAAGGTTTGCGAGGTCTGCGAGATTGGTAAGCACGGCAGTGGCCTGAAGCTCTTTGCGTAA